One part of the Treponema sp. OMZ 787 genome encodes these proteins:
- a CDS encoding methyl-accepting chemotaxis protein: MKFKMYNHLPLCRNKMFERSKAKQQVPIKFILALCLFFLAGLSVFSEEIKKGVLDLRNSDFASSRVLTLNGEMGFYNNKLVFSKEDIEKAGVFIPCPMEWSKVILSDGTQLSNLGSGTYTFKILMPQRAPKLTLKISSPVSAWALFVDGEEVMRAGSPSSSKENSKTGISDILYDIPQDRNEIYIALQVSNFAHARGGIYHPISIGLKENIGNAVAAKHFVDIFVFGFGIAIILYHLALFIFHPRNRNLLYFIFFTSTVILRTSVMGYVFKYIFPSASWELTTKLDYFTFATVGFFIFTYFRSLYKEDIKNLVYIIIAVEAVAYFLFILVSPAYIYGKFIFVHQIILLGEVLYAIYFVIRILIKKRTGSIPIVIGVAFLAISAVNDVLYSMMISNFGNLLPFGFSGFLFAQAFCLAWRNYLETKRADEVRAMLIESDKQRGLLFDEIKNTSSDLKHQEVVLTENMNIAEDAMRKLSGYAESVRQEITVQDGELRGTQNATDSLNLFLDNISEGIESQSRAAENTVLQIKELNKVTNDLSDKFETINRDFALLSDASKMGKDNLAKVTAIIANIYQSSEGLLEANQLITALAEQTNLLAMNAAIEAAHAGDAGKGFAVVADEIRKLAEGSATEADSTGKILSQINNSIRQSAEASSVLQKSFDDINQKVFDFQHILSNISGFISDVNTQTDKMNSIMNTLLEEFTNVQKEKDNISHTRSDISGSFKRLLSATDQVNSEISEMLNSINTLDLAINNTRKVESDTGASISKLSRLITENPS, from the coding sequence ATGAAATTCAAAATGTACAATCACCTGCCGTTATGCAGGAACAAAATGTTTGAAAGATCAAAAGCTAAACAACAAGTGCCGATAAAATTTATTTTGGCCCTATGCCTTTTTTTCTTGGCAGGCCTATCGGTTTTTTCTGAAGAAATCAAAAAGGGCGTGTTAGATTTACGAAATTCCGATTTTGCTTCTTCACGAGTTTTAACTTTAAACGGAGAAATGGGCTTTTACAATAATAAGCTGGTTTTTTCAAAAGAGGATATCGAAAAAGCCGGCGTATTTATTCCATGCCCTATGGAATGGAGCAAGGTTATTCTTTCGGACGGCACGCAGCTTTCAAATTTAGGCAGCGGAACATACACATTTAAAATATTGATGCCTCAAAGGGCTCCTAAACTTACCTTAAAAATTAGCTCGCCTGTTTCGGCTTGGGCCTTGTTTGTTGACGGAGAAGAAGTTATGAGGGCTGGTTCCCCGTCTTCTTCAAAAGAAAATTCAAAGACCGGCATAAGTGATATTCTGTATGATATTCCTCAAGACCGTAACGAAATTTATATTGCACTTCAGGTTTCAAACTTTGCCCACGCACGCGGAGGAATTTATCATCCGATAAGTATCGGTTTAAAAGAAAATATAGGCAATGCAGTTGCAGCAAAGCACTTTGTGGACATCTTTGTTTTCGGGTTCGGGATTGCAATTATTCTTTATCATTTGGCCCTTTTTATTTTTCATCCTAGAAACAGAAATCTTTTGTACTTTATCTTTTTTACTTCGACGGTTATTCTGCGTACTTCCGTAATGGGGTATGTTTTTAAATATATTTTTCCTTCGGCTTCTTGGGAGCTTACCACAAAGTTGGATTATTTTACATTTGCAACTGTAGGATTTTTTATATTTACATATTTTAGATCTTTGTATAAAGAAGATATAAAAAATTTGGTATATATAATAATTGCGGTTGAAGCCGTTGCATATTTTTTATTTATTTTGGTAAGTCCTGCATACATTTACGGAAAATTTATTTTTGTACATCAGATAATATTACTGGGAGAAGTTTTGTATGCTATTTACTTTGTAATACGTATATTAATAAAGAAAAGAACAGGAAGTATTCCTATTGTAATAGGCGTTGCATTTTTGGCTATTTCGGCAGTCAATGATGTTTTATATAGTATGATGATTTCAAACTTCGGCAATTTGCTGCCTTTCGGTTTTTCAGGATTTTTATTTGCACAAGCGTTTTGTCTTGCATGGAGAAATTATCTTGAAACTAAAAGAGCTGATGAGGTTAGAGCTATGCTCATCGAGTCCGATAAACAAAGAGGCCTTTTGTTTGATGAGATAAAAAATACAAGCAGTGATTTGAAGCATCAAGAAGTTGTTTTAACCGAAAACATGAATATAGCTGAAGATGCGATGCGAAAACTTTCCGGATATGCCGAATCAGTAAGGCAGGAAATTACAGTACAAGACGGAGAGTTACGGGGAACACAAAATGCCACAGATAGTCTTAATTTGTTTTTAGATAATATTTCCGAAGGAATCGAAAGTCAATCCAGGGCTGCAGAAAACACGGTTTTACAAATAAAGGAGCTTAATAAGGTTACCAATGATCTTTCCGATAAATTTGAAACAATAAACCGGGATTTTGCCTTACTTTCTGATGCAAGCAAGATGGGCAAGGATAATTTGGCAAAGGTAACTGCAATTATAGCAAATATTTATCAAAGCTCCGAAGGTCTTCTTGAAGCTAACCAGCTGATTACTGCCTTAGCCGAACAAACAAACCTCTTGGCAATGAATGCTGCAATAGAGGCGGCTCACGCAGGAGATGCAGGTAAGGGTTTCGCGGTTGTTGCCGACGAAATAAGGAAACTTGCAGAAGGTTCCGCAACCGAGGCCGATTCTACCGGCAAGATATTGAGTCAGATAAATAACAGCATACGCCAATCGGCAGAGGCCTCAAGCGTGCTTCAAAAAAGTTTTGATGATATAAATCAAAAAGTTTTTGATTTTCAGCATATCTTGTCCAATATTTCGGGCTTTATTTCTGATGTAAATACTCAAACCGATAAAATGAATTCGATTATGAATACTCTTTTGGAAGAGTTTACCAATGTGCAAAAAGAAAAAGATAATATCAGCCATACCCGTTCAGATATTTCAGGCAGCTTTAAACGCCTTTTAAGTGCCACAGACCAAGTTAATTCTGAAATTTCTGAAATGCTGAACAGTATCAATACCTTGGATCTTGCTATAAACAATACCAGAAAGGTTGAGTCCGACACAGGAGCTTCGATTTCAAAATTAAGCCGTCTTATTACGGAAAACCCTAGCTAA
- the dnaX gene encoding DNA polymerase III subunit gamma/tau, producing the protein MEYQVTATRRRPQRFEDLLGQEFVAATLQKSIEAGKIAHAYLFSGPRGCGKTSSARILAKVLNCAEGPRPTPCGNCTSCEEITAGSCLDVIEIDGASNTSVNDVRQIKDEILFPPNSNRYKIYIIDEVHMLSTSAFNALLKTIEEPPPYVVFIFATTEIHKVPATIKSRCQQFNFKLVSIEILKKALGDAAEEMGIAADDEALYWIAREATGSVRDAYTLFDQVAAFSDGHITFEKIHEKLGLTGVDSINKLVSACVAKNGREALSILDGILQGGISAEQVVSDCADYFRSLLLVKHGITKEALIGQRADRFPQDILHGWETVQIERALSIMLQLFKDLRFSIDQRYELELAVSRLSWLSDYVSPAGLKAAFDAAQSLLSGRRANAEPVRMMHHIEENKPAETSQSFNHAGSLTEQFKAVLKRDNKLDGFPEKKNEEKQPISNNIPSENISFEKKDEEQETVLQTARNVENNFNNVENLKEPLLEALLEKSGILSSAVGQSKDWLLKEDSLTLFARSSFDYTLIQKQKDTVTACMFEITGKRYKLIVKEYIPPEPENKVEDTVKEPEKIRTITDVFMGKVVECKNLVSETEEGDENEIQNVQSPAVMQEQNV; encoded by the coding sequence ATGGAATATCAAGTAACAGCGACACGGAGGCGGCCTCAGCGATTTGAAGATTTGCTGGGCCAAGAATTTGTTGCCGCAACATTGCAAAAATCGATTGAGGCAGGTAAGATAGCCCATGCTTATCTTTTTTCGGGGCCGAGAGGCTGCGGAAAAACAAGCTCAGCTAGAATTCTAGCCAAGGTACTTAACTGTGCCGAGGGGCCGAGGCCCACTCCATGCGGTAATTGTACCTCTTGCGAAGAAATTACTGCCGGTTCATGTTTGGATGTAATCGAGATTGACGGTGCTTCAAATACGAGTGTAAATGATGTAAGACAGATAAAGGACGAAATTTTATTTCCTCCGAATTCTAACAGGTACAAAATTTATATAATTGACGAAGTTCATATGCTTTCGACAAGCGCCTTTAATGCTCTTTTAAAAACAATAGAAGAGCCTCCGCCCTACGTTGTGTTTATCTTTGCCACTACCGAAATTCACAAGGTTCCGGCTACTATTAAAAGCCGCTGCCAGCAGTTTAATTTTAAGCTTGTTTCGATAGAGATTTTAAAAAAAGCTTTGGGCGATGCGGCTGAAGAGATGGGCATAGCAGCAGATGATGAGGCTCTTTATTGGATTGCCCGCGAAGCTACAGGAAGCGTGCGGGATGCTTATACCCTTTTTGATCAGGTTGCAGCCTTTTCGGACGGGCATATCACCTTTGAAAAGATACATGAAAAGCTCGGTCTTACAGGTGTCGATTCAATAAATAAACTTGTGTCGGCCTGTGTTGCAAAAAACGGCCGGGAAGCCCTTTCTATCTTGGATGGAATCTTACAGGGAGGAATTTCGGCTGAGCAGGTAGTTTCGGACTGTGCCGATTATTTTAGAAGTCTTTTATTGGTAAAGCACGGCATAACAAAGGAGGCCCTCATCGGCCAAAGAGCCGACCGCTTTCCTCAAGATATTTTGCATGGCTGGGAGACCGTGCAAATAGAAAGAGCCCTAAGTATAATGCTCCAGCTTTTTAAGGATCTTAGATTTTCTATTGATCAGCGGTATGAATTGGAGCTTGCCGTTTCGCGCCTTTCGTGGTTGAGCGATTATGTTTCGCCTGCCGGTTTAAAAGCCGCCTTTGACGCAGCCCAAAGCCTTCTTTCAGGCCGCCGTGCAAATGCCGAACCTGTGCGAATGATGCATCACATTGAAGAAAATAAGCCTGCGGAGACTTCACAGTCTTTTAACCATGCGGGCAGTTTGACCGAACAATTTAAGGCCGTATTAAAACGCGACAATAAATTGGACGGGTTTCCTGAAAAAAAAAATGAAGAGAAACAGCCGATTTCAAATAATATTCCTTCAGAAAATATATCTTTTGAAAAAAAAGATGAGGAACAAGAAACCGTACTTCAGACTGCCCGCAATGTAGAAAATAATTTTAATAATGTAGAGAATTTAAAAGAACCTCTGCTTGAAGCTCTTTTAGAAAAGAGTGGGATATTGTCTTCTGCCGTAGGTCAAAGCAAGGATTGGCTTTTAAAAGAAGACAGCCTTACTCTTTTTGCACGCAGCTCGTTTGACTATACGCTGATTCAAAAGCAAAAAGATACGGTTACCGCCTGTATGTTTGAAATTACGGGAAAAAGATATAAATTAATTGTAAAAGAATATATTCCGCCTGAGCCGGAAAATAAAGTTGAAGATACAGTTAAGGAACCGGAAAAAATACGCACCATCACTGATGTGTTTATGGGAAAGGTTGTTGAGTGCAAAAATTTGGTATCCGAAACTGAAGAAGGAGATGAAAATGAAATTCAAAATGTACAATCACCTGCCGTTATGCAGGAACAAAATGTTTGA
- a CDS encoding endonuclease/exonuclease/phosphatase family protein, translating to MKKLGRILTLSIFICFSFLLVSCTGCSSRFFLQSTGKDEISIVSYNAQTFFDAVEDGNEFKEFKGSKTKWSKEKYAERLLRLKEAVNLACLGLGLGEKEIPDILVLQEIESRAVIDDFCKILPMNNSYKYAVFIPPQNRGAFSTALLSKFPITETKVFNVYSGKRSLRPLIETRIQIGNSTGDNELVLLNVHWKSKVGDSDTDSIRRQQEEQAYKRLLELKNSEPQTPFIICGDFNQTLGEFSLLSEFDNCWNAETYQRAVQAGSQPSGSYFYRGKWEGIDHFFYSDNLSDGKNLDLSFFCVINSMPLTNKAGKPQKYSVSKGTGYSDHLPIGIILKRQ from the coding sequence ATGAAAAAATTAGGAAGAATTTTGACTTTATCTATTTTTATATGTTTTTCTTTTCTTTTAGTTTCATGCACGGGCTGCTCAAGCCGTTTTTTTCTACAAAGCACAGGAAAAGATGAAATTTCGATTGTAAGCTATAATGCTCAAACTTTTTTTGATGCTGTAGAGGATGGGAACGAATTTAAAGAATTCAAGGGTTCAAAAACAAAGTGGTCTAAAGAGAAGTACGCAGAAAGGCTTCTGAGATTAAAAGAAGCCGTAAATCTTGCATGTTTGGGACTAGGTTTAGGCGAAAAAGAGATTCCCGATATTCTTGTTTTGCAGGAAATAGAAAGCCGAGCCGTTATAGACGATTTTTGCAAAATCCTCCCGATGAATAACTCATACAAATACGCAGTTTTTATTCCTCCGCAAAACAGAGGAGCTTTCAGCACTGCCCTGCTTTCAAAATTTCCTATAACAGAAACAAAGGTGTTTAATGTATATTCGGGAAAAAGATCCTTAAGGCCGCTCATCGAAACCAGAATTCAAATAGGCAATTCTACCGGAGATAACGAATTGGTACTATTAAATGTTCATTGGAAATCCAAGGTAGGAGACTCAGATACAGATTCTATTAGAAGGCAGCAGGAAGAACAAGCCTATAAAAGGCTTTTAGAATTAAAAAATTCAGAACCGCAGACCCCATTTATTATCTGCGGCGACTTTAATCAGACCTTGGGAGAATTTTCGCTTTTATCGGAATTTGATAATTGCTGGAATGCCGAGACCTATCAAAGGGCTGTTCAAGCAGGCAGTCAGCCTTCCGGAAGTTATTTTTATAGGGGAAAATGGGAAGGAATCGACCATTTTTTCTATTCGGATAATTTAAGCGACGGAAAAAACTTGGATTTAAGCTTTTTTTGTGTAATTAACTCGATGCCTCTGACCAACAAAGCTGGGAAACCTCAAAAATATTCCGTGAGCAAAGGAACAGGATATTCCGATCATTTACCCATAGGAATAATTCTCAAAAGGCAATAA
- a CDS encoding aminopeptidase: MDLSYKQKSAWENLTKDELSELGKLSDGYLDFLNNGKTERECTVEIIKQAKKHGFKSLEEVIKSGSAKKGTKVYLNNKEKSVVLMVLGDDITQGMNIIGAHIDSPRLDLKQMPLFEESNLAFLKTHYYGGVKKYQWTTIPLAIHGVIFTKEGKKVDICIGEDEKDPVLFINDLLIHLSKKQLQETMAEGITGEQLNILVGNQKPASKEKKDDKNEESKNPIKDNILKILNEKYGIIEEDFRVAELEVVPAGKARNVGFDSSLIAGHGHDDRVCAYTTLKAILEIESPSRTAAALFADKEEIGSVGNTGMQALYFENMVAEIAALNKDYRDIDVRRAFANSYMLSADVSAGFDPAFPSVFEKMNSAFIGNGICINKYTGSGGKGGSNDANAEFLQKVRKTFDDNNVVWQTAELGKIDAGGGGTIAYIIAKYGAEVVDCGVPVLSMHAPYEIISKADLYMAYRAYSAFYK; the protein is encoded by the coding sequence ATGGATTTGTCTTATAAGCAGAAATCTGCATGGGAAAATTTGACTAAGGATGAGCTTTCCGAGCTCGGTAAACTTTCGGATGGTTATTTGGATTTTTTGAACAATGGAAAAACAGAAAGAGAATGTACTGTAGAGATTATTAAGCAGGCTAAAAAACACGGCTTTAAGTCTCTTGAAGAAGTAATAAAAAGCGGTTCGGCAAAAAAGGGTACAAAGGTTTATTTAAATAATAAAGAAAAGTCCGTAGTTTTGATGGTTTTGGGTGATGATATTACTCAGGGTATGAATATTATCGGAGCTCACATCGACAGCCCCCGCCTTGACTTAAAGCAAATGCCTCTTTTTGAAGAGTCTAATCTTGCTTTTTTAAAAACTCACTATTACGGCGGTGTAAAAAAATATCAGTGGACTACGATTCCTTTGGCCATTCACGGGGTTATCTTTACAAAGGAAGGAAAAAAAGTTGACATTTGCATAGGCGAAGATGAAAAAGATCCGGTTCTTTTTATTAATGACCTTTTGATTCATTTGTCAAAAAAACAGCTTCAGGAAACAATGGCTGAAGGTATAACCGGAGAGCAGCTTAATATTCTTGTAGGAAATCAGAAGCCTGCTTCAAAAGAAAAAAAAGACGATAAAAACGAAGAGTCAAAAAATCCGATAAAAGATAATATCTTAAAAATTCTTAATGAAAAATACGGCATTATCGAAGAAGATTTTAGGGTTGCAGAGCTGGAAGTTGTTCCTGCCGGAAAGGCTCGAAATGTCGGCTTTGACAGCTCCCTTATTGCAGGCCACGGCCACGATGACAGGGTTTGTGCTTACACAACCTTAAAAGCTATTTTGGAGATTGAATCCCCCTCGCGGACTGCCGCTGCTCTTTTTGCCGATAAGGAAGAAATAGGCTCGGTAGGCAATACCGGTATGCAGGCCCTATATTTTGAAAATATGGTTGCAGAAATAGCTGCATTAAACAAAGACTACAGGGATATTGATGTAAGAAGAGCCTTTGCTAATTCTTATATGCTTTCTGCCGATGTTTCTGCAGGCTTTGATCCTGCATTCCCCTCCGTTTTTGAAAAAATGAATTCGGCCTTTATAGGCAACGGTATCTGTATCAACAAGTATACCGGTTCCGGCGGAAAGGGCGGTTCAAACGATGCCAATGCCGAGTTCTTACAAAAAGTAAGAAAAACATTTGATGACAACAATGTTGTCTGGCAGACTGCCGAGCTCGGCAAAATAGATGCCGGCGGAGGCGGAACAATTGCCTATATTATCGCAAAATACGGTGCTGAAGTTGTTGATTGCGGTGTTCCTGTACTTTCAATGCATGCTCCGTATGAAATTATAAGCAAGGCTGACCTTTATATGGCCTATAGGGCTTATAGTGCTTTTTATAAATAA
- a CDS encoding rhodanese-like domain-containing protein yields the protein MKKIGIFLIFLITGIFSASCNTKSAENITRMSGSQLEAIIKDAKEVKNYLIIDVREDYEYEAGHVPNAINISVQEIESRISEIADWKEKNVVVVCRSGRRSRSAAEILAKHGFKKIFDADGVSKYNYKLVK from the coding sequence ATGAAAAAGATAGGTATATTTTTGATATTTTTAATTACGGGGATTTTTTCGGCTTCTTGTAATACGAAATCAGCCGAAAACATTACCCGAATGAGCGGCTCCCAGCTTGAAGCAATTATAAAAGATGCGAAAGAAGTAAAAAACTATCTCATAATCGATGTAAGAGAAGACTATGAATATGAGGCCGGCCATGTACCGAATGCAATCAATATCAGTGTGCAGGAAATCGAAAGCCGCATTTCAGAAATTGCCGATTGGAAAGAAAAAAATGTAGTTGTCGTATGCAGGAGCGGAAGAAGGAGCCGGTCAGCCGCCGAAATTCTAGCAAAGCACGGGTTTAAAAAAATATTTGATGCAGACGGTGTAAGCAAATATAATTATAAATTAGTTAAATAA
- a CDS encoding DbpA RNA binding domain-containing protein: MSNKFRIEDEEQLISSLKALIEAIKTQENPEELNLYRRIFKKAVPLTMRSYVAAYLIKQAGIGGNRIYKKDNRNGLGKGPFKQNPARPARPKVILAEEESTSLFIGIGRKRGIFPKDIITLLIQGAGISREHIGDIRILDNYCFVQVMQDEAESIIEKLNNSYYRGKNLTVSHSRRPEDESFEDSENFNDENIENYTEEETSETQTETEA; encoded by the coding sequence GTGTCAAACAAATTTAGAATTGAAGATGAAGAACAATTAATTTCTTCCTTAAAAGCTCTTATTGAGGCGATCAAAACACAGGAAAACCCTGAAGAATTAAATCTATATCGCCGCATCTTTAAAAAAGCAGTCCCGCTCACGATGCGGTCTTATGTTGCCGCCTACCTTATTAAACAAGCGGGAATCGGCGGTAACCGTATTTATAAAAAAGACAACCGCAACGGTTTAGGAAAAGGACCTTTTAAACAAAATCCTGCAAGACCGGCAAGGCCCAAAGTTATATTGGCAGAAGAAGAATCGACAAGTCTTTTTATCGGTATCGGCCGCAAAAGGGGAATTTTCCCAAAAGATATTATAACATTACTGATTCAGGGAGCCGGTATTTCGCGTGAGCATATCGGAGATATAAGGATTTTGGATAACTACTGTTTTGTTCAGGTTATGCAGGATGAGGCAGAAAGTATCATAGAAAAACTTAACAACAGTTATTATCGAGGAAAAAATTTAACGGTCAGCCATTCAAGAAGACCGGAGGATGAAAGTTTTGAAGATTCAGAAAACTTTAATGATGAAAATATAGAAAACTATACTGAAGAAGAAACTTCAGAAACTCAGACCGAAACCGAAGCATAA
- a CDS encoding sigma 54-interacting transcriptional regulator — MKNCIYSAYSKEDAKNFIKEVGSFWHVYLTFDSSKIVEILKEENFDFVILDAESGGLFLPDIIELIKNEFPRIHIFIIIHCKQTDLQYNILNSNVSEIFELPKDLKGVYEKIENFFLEESCKEKTPAYTKEDENTQIIKKEIIGVSKEASELREFIYRAANSKLPVLISGETGSGKGLAANLIHRLSHIKEKNFMPINVSCIPDSLAESFLFGTEAGSFTGAVKKEGAFFEASGGTIFLDEMETLSMDIQAKLLQVIESGIIRPVGSTKSKKVEFRLIAATNEDLKKMINEKKFRQDLFYRLHVLHHEIPPLRNRKEDIKYIAQAYLNKQGKTISDGAQAKLNFHNWPGNIRELYNCLDRACNLAGPEEQIENRHIKF; from the coding sequence ATGAAAAATTGTATTTACTCGGCATATTCAAAAGAAGATGCCAAAAATTTTATTAAAGAAGTTGGAAGTTTCTGGCATGTATATTTAACATTTGACAGCAGCAAAATAGTAGAAATTTTAAAAGAAGAAAATTTTGATTTTGTAATCTTAGATGCAGAATCGGGAGGGCTTTTTCTACCGGATATAATCGAATTAATCAAAAATGAATTTCCCCGGATTCATATATTTATCATAATACATTGTAAACAAACCGATTTACAATACAATATATTAAACTCAAATGTATCGGAAATTTTTGAACTTCCAAAAGATTTAAAAGGTGTGTATGAAAAAATCGAAAACTTTTTTCTCGAAGAATCTTGTAAAGAAAAAACACCTGCCTACACAAAAGAAGACGAAAATACGCAAATAATCAAAAAAGAAATAATCGGGGTCAGCAAGGAAGCCAGCGAGCTCAGAGAATTTATTTACCGAGCCGCCAACTCAAAACTGCCTGTTCTTATTTCAGGTGAGACAGGCTCCGGAAAAGGTTTAGCTGCAAATTTAATACATCGGCTGTCTCATATCAAAGAAAAAAACTTTATGCCTATCAATGTAAGCTGTATACCTGACTCATTGGCAGAGTCTTTTTTGTTCGGCACAGAAGCAGGCAGCTTTACGGGTGCAGTAAAAAAAGAAGGAGCGTTTTTTGAAGCCTCAGGCGGCACAATTTTTTTGGATGAAATGGAAACGCTTTCGATGGATATCCAAGCAAAACTTCTGCAAGTTATCGAATCAGGTATTATAAGACCGGTGGGATCGACAAAATCAAAGAAGGTAGAATTCCGTTTAATAGCAGCAACAAACGAAGACCTAAAAAAAATGATTAACGAAAAAAAATTCCGCCAAGATCTATTTTATAGACTTCATGTTCTGCACCATGAAATACCGCCCCTGCGTAACCGAAAAGAAGATATAAAGTACATTGCTCAAGCTTATCTTAACAAGCAAGGAAAAACCATAAGTGATGGGGCTCAAGCAAAGCTCAATTTTCACAACTGGCCGGGAAACATCAGAGAATTATATAATTGTCTGGATAGGGCATGTAATCTTGCCGGCCCGGAGGAACAAATAGAAAACCGTCATATAAAATTCTAG
- a CDS encoding M48 family metallopeptidase: protein MAVSIVDQGKKLLAKKKYNEVISLLEPHVVEYRDSFAFHFYLGLASFHAGDIQGAMDYFLRARQIKPTDTDLLSTYAAMALRRSLTTEAVEYYLQALEHNPNCKLAKKGLDIIRKNNSPEKMGNFVQSGKIKNLFPRPGYEEKKGRLIAVALVLGISLVSFVFIVPYIAKTRQFLDSGRANLEEFKLDGNERRYAVDMEGSYVYVLTQSQILKAYSDAQTYFNAHRDNAAQVEINRLLSSNASFSIKQKSRLLMDYFEEPGFDNIKDIYSYAQVKQEPLLYLDCWVVWKGMPTNIQTGTYSTAFNLLVGYDTKQVLEGVVPVFCDFVSKIDPDRPVNVLGQIILKDGTVCLKGKGIHQTQKPAEND, encoded by the coding sequence ATGGCTGTTTCCATTGTAGATCAAGGTAAAAAATTATTAGCTAAAAAGAAATATAATGAAGTTATCTCTTTGTTGGAACCTCATGTGGTCGAATACAGGGATTCTTTTGCCTTTCATTTTTATTTGGGCTTAGCATCTTTCCATGCGGGAGACATACAGGGTGCGATGGATTATTTTTTAAGAGCTAGACAAATAAAACCTACAGATACGGATTTGCTATCTACTTATGCCGCTATGGCATTAAGACGCTCTCTTACAACAGAAGCAGTTGAATATTATTTACAAGCCCTTGAACACAACCCCAATTGTAAACTTGCAAAAAAAGGCTTGGACATTATCCGTAAAAATAACTCTCCTGAAAAAATGGGCAATTTTGTTCAATCAGGTAAAATAAAAAATCTTTTTCCGCGTCCGGGGTATGAAGAAAAAAAAGGCAGACTTATTGCTGTTGCCCTTGTTTTAGGCATTTCGCTTGTCTCCTTTGTTTTTATTGTGCCTTATATCGCAAAAACCAGACAGTTTTTAGACAGCGGAAGGGCTAATTTAGAGGAATTTAAACTGGACGGTAATGAAAGGCGTTATGCTGTGGATATGGAGGGCTCTTATGTTTATGTTTTGACCCAGAGCCAAATCTTAAAAGCCTATTCTGATGCTCAAACATATTTTAATGCCCACAGGGATAATGCTGCTCAGGTTGAGATAAACAGGCTGCTTTCATCGAATGCTTCTTTTTCGATAAAGCAAAAATCCAGACTTTTGATGGATTATTTTGAAGAGCCCGGCTTTGACAATATAAAGGATATTTATTCTTATGCTCAAGTAAAACAAGAACCCCTGCTTTACCTTGATTGCTGGGTTGTATGGAAAGGTATGCCTACAAATATACAAACCGGTACATACAGTACTGCTTTTAATCTTTTGGTTGGTTACGATACAAAACAGGTCCTTGAAGGTGTTGTTCCTGTCTTTTGTGATTTTGTTTCAAAGATAGATCCCGATAGACCGGTAAATGTATTGGGGCAAATAATTCTAAAAGACGGAACTGTCTGCTTAAAGGGAAAAGGAATTCATCAAACCCAAAAACCTGCCGAAAACGACTAG
- a CDS encoding tetratricopeptide repeat protein, protein MKKNLILFFLLFTVNAFSQNYTDYMSSGLDAYARSDWSSALFSFQKAMDTSKNSADEPLYWLIMANASARNYTVALKDAETFLKRFPNSSKAAEIMYQQGRICCLSAKHDQSINVLYGFLRKYPNHRQAASAYYWIGENLYMVGRLKDARTIFSRVIIDYPSSAKVESSRYKIALIDQASTQDELLKLLKISHEELLKLSEESEKNKKIYEQTIAAYQRQSSDAGGDSRVADLSEQLKMERKRNEELNDKLVLFELRNQELLATLAQMDAKYTPEMTADEEDPAADYSDPKARRAAIEALIKKAKVLQGMYNQLLEEKSQ, encoded by the coding sequence ATGAAAAAAAATTTAATCTTATTTTTTCTACTTTTTACCGTAAACGCCTTTTCACAAAACTACACCGATTATATGTCATCCGGATTAGATGCCTATGCCCGATCCGATTGGTCTTCTGCTCTGTTTTCTTTTCAAAAGGCAATGGACACTTCAAAAAATTCTGCGGACGAGCCTCTTTATTGGCTTATAATGGCAAATGCATCGGCTAGGAATTATACTGTTGCCCTTAAAGATGCAGAAACCTTTTTAAAGAGATTCCCGAATAGCTCCAAGGCTGCCGAGATTATGTATCAGCAAGGTAGAATTTGCTGTCTTTCGGCAAAGCATGATCAATCCATCAATGTTTTATACGGCTTTTTGAGAAAATACCCCAATCACAGACAAGCTGCCTCTGCATATTATTGGATAGGTGAAAACCTCTACATGGTAGGCCGGTTAAAAGATGCCAGGACCATTTTTTCCCGCGTTATAATCGATTATCCGTCATCGGCAAAGGTTGAATCATCCAGATATAAGATTGCTTTAATAGATCAGGCTTCTACTCAGGATGAGCTTTTAAAGCTCCTAAAAATAAGCCATGAGGAGCTTTTAAAACTTTCTGAAGAATCCGAAAAAAATAAAAAAATTTATGAGCAGACTATAGCGGCATACCAAAGACAGTCTTCCGATGCCGGAGGAGATTCCAGAGTTGCAGATCTTTCGGAACAGCTCAAAATGGAAAGAAAACGGAATGAAGAGTTAAATGACAAACTGGTTCTGTTTGAGTTAAGAAATCAAGAGCTTTTGGCGACCTTAGCACAAATGGATGCTAAATACACTCCAGAAATGACTGCTGATGAGGAAGATCCTGCTGCAGATTATTCGGATCCAAAGGCCAGAAGAGCTGCAATTGAAGCTCTTATAAAAAAAGCCAAAGTTTTGCAGGGTATGTATAATCAACTTTTGGAGGAAAAAAGTCAATGA